A single window of Salvia splendens isolate huo1 chromosome 8, SspV2, whole genome shotgun sequence DNA harbors:
- the LOC121744641 gene encoding ethylene-responsive transcription factor-like protein At4g13040 isoform X1: MTAEVKRRKRHRRKHVENQEPCITRGVYFKNLKWQAAIKVDKKQMHLGTVGSQEEAVRLYDRAAFMCGREPNFELSEEEKQELGKFNWDEFLAITNKKNYRHGGTGPRRKLLDNDWEGEEQGRSGPSASEDDIG, translated from the exons ATGACAG CTGAGGTGAAACGAAGAAAGAGACACAGAAGGAAGCACGTAGAAAACCAAGAACCATGCATCACGAGAGGAGTCTATTTCAAGAATTTGAAATGGCAAGCTGCCATTAAAGTTGACAAGAAACAGATGCATTTAGGAACTGTAGGCTCCCAGGAAGAGGCCGTTCGACTTTATGACAG GGCCGCATTCATGTGCGGAAGAGAGCCCAACTTTGAACTGTCCGAGGAGGAAAAGCAGGAGCTCGGGAAATTCAACTGGGATGAATTCTTAGCCATCACCAACAAGA AAAACTACAGACATGGCGGGACTGGGCCGCGGAGGAAGCTTCTAGACAACGACTGGGAGGGCGAGGAGCAAGGACGCAGTGGTCCATCGGCTTCTGAAGATGATAT AGGTTAA
- the LOC121744641 gene encoding ethylene-responsive transcription factor-like protein At4g13040 isoform X2, whose product MHDAGVLSYVYVSKLFCLESCTNCHMGFGPAMVNLRRRKLLGLCFEVKRRKRHRRMHVKNQEPCIMRGVYFKKLKWQAAIKVDKKQIHLGTVGSQEEAARLYDRAAFMCGREPNFELSEEEKQELGKFNWDEFLAITNKKNYRHGGTGPRRKLLDNDWEGEEQGRSGPSASEDDIG is encoded by the exons ATGCACGATGCTGGCGTTTTGAGCTATGTTTATGTTTCCAAACTGTTTTGCCTGGAGTCTTGCACTAATTGTCACATGGGCTTTG GACCTGCCATGGTGAACCTTCGTAGACGCAAGCTCTTAGGATTGTGCTTTG AGGTTAAACGAAGAAAGAGACACAGAAGGATGCATGTCAAAAACCAAGAACCATGCATCATGAGAGGTGTTTATTTCAAGAAATTGAAATGGCAAGCTGCAATTAAAGTTGACAAGAAACAGATCCATTTAGGAACTGTGGgctctcaagaagaggctgctCGACTTTATGACAG GGCCGCATTCATGTGCGGAAGAGAGCCCAACTTTGAACTGTCCGAGGAGGAAAAGCAGGAGCTCGGGAAATTCAACTGGGATGAATTCTTAGCCATCACCAACAAGA AAAACTACAGACATGGCGGGACTGGGCCGCGGAGGAAGCTTCTAGACAACGACTGGGAGGGCGAGGAGCAAGGACGCAGTGGTCCATCGGCTTCTGAAGATGATAT AGGTTAA
- the LOC121744605 gene encoding F-box protein At5g65850-like — translation MKQDFFKYLPSEILTDILLRLPLEYIATCKCVCKPWLNLIDSNYFFKSHFSKSPPTLVVSIPDTNSNWFNLFKLEEKPKRKPNPITKFDFPQATTIQGSSNGLLLLKNPFRDHLYVCNPITREFVELRGHLTRPREDCYGIGVSKISRQHKVVYLNPNYDGCHVYTLGSGSSWRRVKGVIPSFDRCYNSVAAFVSGNLHWFVSNGSETPYICCFDLEKECFSTFSPPLECLKRTIFLHGMLYTLGDCLCFCDDEPKYECDNDHVIWLLKEYEEVEKCWCKVHVYIRQPPLLRVLIKHPYYGHGLHKRLQPINVYENGDMLTLWNEEHFLYYSNKKKSLTKIGLFGKMDDDSLCINSIILTPSFLSLKRHYGMKNVISF, via the coding sequence ATGAAGCAAGATTTCTTTAAATACCTACCATCAGAGATCCTCACCGATATCTTGTTGAGACTCCCTCTCGAATACATTGCAACTTGCAAATGCGTTTGCAAACCGTGGCTCAATCTCATTGATAGTAACTATTTTTTCAAGTCCCATTTTTCTAAATCCCCTCCTACCCTAGTAGTCTCGATACCTGATACTAATTCAAATTGGTTCAATCTTTTCAAATTGGAAGAGAAGCCCAAGCGCAAGCCGAATCCAATCACAAAGTTTGATTTCCCCCAAGCAACAACAATACAAGGTTCTTCCAATGGTTTGCTTCTTCTGAAAAATCCTTTTCGTGATCATCTTTATGTATGTAATCCTATCACCCGTGAATTTGTTGAGCTTCGTGGCCATCTTACTCGCCCTCGAGAAGATTGTTATGGAATTGGAGTGAGCAAAATTAGCAGACAACATAAGGTTGTATATCTTAACCCTAACTACGACGGATGCCATGTATACACTCTTGGATCGGGATCTTCGTGGAGACGCGTTAAAGGTGTTATCCCCTCGTTTGATCGTTGTTACAACTCCGTTGCTGCATTTGTTAGTGGCAATCTCCACTGGTTTGTTTCAAATGGAAGCGAGACTCCTTATATTTGCTGCTTTGATCTTGAGAAAGAATGTTTTAGCACATTCTCTCCCCCGCTTGAATGTCTCAAGAGAACTATCTTTCTCCATGGAATGTTGTATACTTTGGGGGATTGTCTGTGTTTTTGTGATGACGAACCAAAATATGAATGTGACAATGATCATGTGATCTGGCTATTGAAGGAATATGAAGAAGTCGAGAAATGTTGGTGCAAGGTACATGTCTACATTAGGCAACCACCTCTTTTACGGGTCCTCATCAAACATCCTTATTATGGTCATGGTTTACATAAACGTCTTCAGCCTATTAATGTTTACGAGAATGGAGACATGTTGACGTTATGGAATGAGGAGCACTTCCTATACTACTCTAACAAGAAGAAAAGTCTTACAAAAATTGGTTTGTTTGGTAAGATGGATGATGATTCTTTGTGTATTAATTCCATTATTCTCACTCCAAGTTTCCTCTCACTCAAAAGACACTATGGTATGAAGAATGTAAtatcattttag